In the Telopea speciosissima isolate NSW1024214 ecotype Mountain lineage chromosome 2, Tspe_v1, whole genome shotgun sequence genome, one interval contains:
- the LOC122649586 gene encoding putative pentatricopeptide repeat-containing protein At3g25970 has product MFCIERRVKKPFQCLHWKNSYACYSCTKLFLLPYENTVLQSVSIAHCQAVKAGTITDTYIANNILNWYMKCKNVNHAHYLFNEICQRDSVTWNSMITGYVNQGNFKTAWEFLKTMKRGGFTLDQYTYGSILKGIACEDCLDLGQQVHAVIIKTGYAKNVFSGSALLDMYAKCKRIEDAHAVFRHISERNLVSWNAVIAGYAQISDHRTAFWLLYCMEREGLGPDEATFATLLTLLDDPEFYRLTMQIHAKVIKHGWASDTIVCNATITSYSECGSIEDSKRVFDGIERARDLVTWNSMLAAYVLHDCRTLAIELFIRMLELGIEQDMYTYTSIISACFEKEQQSQGKSMHGLVIRKGFEQAIPVSNSLIAMYLKFNDKSMEDAFKHFHSMVFKDRVSWNTILTGFSQNGLSEDALKVFGQMRSADLEIDYYAFCAVLRSCADLATLQLGQQVHSLALKSDFDSNDYVASSLTFMYSKCGVINDAKKSFEATTKDSSITWNSIIFGYAQHGQGKMALDLFSEMQEKEVKPDHITFVAVLTACSHIGLVEKGSYFLRSMEADYGIPLRMEHYACGVDLFGRAGRLDEAKALIKSMTFEPDAMVWMTLLGACRLHGNIELATEVGRHLLALKPEEHCTYVILSNMYGRLGSWDERATVKRVMRERGVRKVPGWSWIEVKNKVHAFNAEDLSHPQCEEIYQRLGGLMDEIQRLGYVTNVECEMCDLDYVGMDSES; this is encoded by the coding sequence ATGTTCTGTATAGAGAGGAGGGTGAAGAAACCCTTTCAATGCCTCCACTGGAAAAACAGTTATGCCTGTTACTCATGCACGAAGCTTTTCCTATTACCCTACGAAAACACAGTTTTACAAAGTGTCTCCATAGCCCATTGTCAGGCAGTCAAAGCAGGAACCATCACGGACACCTACATTGCCAACAACATTTTAAATTGGTACATGAAATGCAAAAATGTAAATCATGCTCACTACCTGTTCAACGAAATTTGTCAAAGAGATTCTGTTACTTGGAATTCAATGATTACAGGCTATGTAAATCAAGGAAACTTTAAGACTGCTTGGGAGTTTCTGAAAACCATGAAGAGAGGGGGATTTACTTTAGATCAGTACACTTATGGAAGCATTCTGAAGGGAATTGCTTGTGAGGATTGCCTTGATCTTGGGCAACAAGTGCATGCAGTCATCATTAAGACTGGTTATGCGAAGAATGTTTTCTCAGGCAGTGCACTTTTGGATATGTATGCAAAATGCAAGAGAATTGAAGATGCCCATGCGGTGTTCCGACACATATCAGAGCGTAACTTGGTCTCTTGGAATGCTGTCATTGCAGGGTATGCTCAGATTAGTGATCATAGAACTGCTTTTTGGCTACTATATTGTATGGAAAGGGAGGGGCTGGGCCCTGATGAAGCGACTTTCGCTACCCTTCTTACGTTGCTTGATGACCCTGAATTCTATAGATTAACTATGCAGATACATGCTAAGGTTATAAAACATGGGTGGGCGTCTGACACCATTGTGTGCAATGCCACAATCACGTCATATTCTGAGTGTGGATCCATTGAAGATTCCAAAAGGGTATTTGACGGTATTGAAAGAGCCCGAGATTTGGTGACATGGAATTCCATGCTGGCAGCATACGTTTTGCATGATTGTAGGACTCTTGCTATAGAACTCTTCATCAGAATGCTAGAGCTTGGGATTGAGCAAGACATGTACACATACACTAGCATTATAAGTGCCTGTTTTGAAAAAGAACAGCAAAGCCAAGGAAAATCCATGCATGGATTGGTAATTAGAAAAGGTTTCGAGCAAGCAATTCCAGTCTCTAATTCTTTGATTGCGATGTATCTAAAATTTAATGACAAGTCCATGGAAGATGCATTCAAACATTTCCATTCTATGGTCTTCAAGGACAGGGTCTCTTGGAACACAATCTTGACTGGATTCTCACAGAATGGGTTGAGTGAAGATGCGCTGAAGGTCTTTGGACAGATGCGATCTGCAGACCTTGAGATTGATTACTATGCCTTCTGTGCTGTACTTCGGTCTTGTGCAGATTTGGCAACTCTCCAATTGGGTCAACAAGTTCACAGCTTAGCCCTTAAGTCGGACTTTGACTCAAATGACTATGTTGCTAGTTCACTGACATTCATGTATTCCAAGTGTGGGGTCATCAATGACGCAAAGAAATCCTTTGAAGCAACCACCAAAGACAGCTCAATCACATGGAACTCGATAATATTTGGGTATGCACAGCATGGACAAGGAAAAATGGCGCTTGATCTATTCTCTGAAATGCAGGAAAAAGAGGTGAAACCGGATCACATTACATTTGTTGCAGTTCTGACTGCATGTAGTCACATTGGTCTGGTAGAAAAAGGTTCATATTTTCTAAGATCCATGGAAGCTGATTATGGGATTCCACTGCGTATGGAGCATTATGCATGTGGGGTTGATCTTTTTGGGCGGGCCGGGCGTCTTGATGAGGCAAAGGCCTTGATTAAATCCATGACATTTGAACCTGATGCGATGGTGTGGATGACTCTATTGGGTGCGTGTAGGCTACATGGTAACATAGAGCTCGCTACTGAAGTAGGGAGGCACTTACTAGCACTAAAGCCAGAAGAGCACTGCACATACGTTATTCTTTCAAACATGTATGGCCGTCTTGGTAGTTGGGATGAAAGAGCGACAGTTAAGAGAGTCATGAGGGAGAGAGGAGTGAGGAAGGTTCCTGGTTGGAGCTGGATTGAGGTGAAGAATAAGGTCCATGCATTCAATGCTGAGGATCTTTCACACCCTCAATGTGAAGAGATCTATCAGAGACTTGGGGGGCTGATGGATGAGATTCAAAGGTTAGGTTATGTAACAAATGTGGAGTGTGAGATGTGTGATTTGGATTATGTGGGGATGGATTCTGAGTCATAG